In the genome of bacterium, one region contains:
- a CDS encoding S8 family serine peptidase: MKGRAAGDPPPTAELLFRCADRATARALLADPRVAGLPAAARLEAALPGSAGAPRELEAILRLRCPPHELPLARKALAALRPVWIEEPPRRHSDRLPNDPRYGELWALPLIQAPQAWDIQVGEGEIILAVVDTGCDLTHPDLSGALWINQAEAQGLPGVDDDGNGVVDDLHGADLLDGDGDPSPAPGDASHGTHTAGTAACVTDNATGLACAAWRAALMPVRAGHLSSISRGVEGVWYAAANGACVISCSWGGDSFSAYEYDVIQAVRALGCLVVASAGNNGTERLHYPGAYEGVLCVAATTPQDTRMPGSQIGWWVDVSAPGQDILSSMIGGGYALRSGTSMATPLVASLAALAWSRHPTENGDQIRERVKAGCDNIDALNPGLAGKLGRGRINAWRTLEQTVRAVQVNGSSLTDSDGDGIPEPGETIQLRLQVEALLGSFTGLQAQCQAQPGEATVVDGAIDFGSLAQGQSVQPADHFTLTLAGDLEPGREIRLRLLFTAAGGFSQEENLLILVAPTYADHDNGQLQISLGGHGVQGYYDFEAGQAVGGGLRWPPGSPSHLYHGSLLLASDGVQVAHAASYLTGMPAELAVLPGGEIRRVAFGGELSSEAEFGAAGLAGLRVRQLGLSLEGEDWILLRFQLHNTGGGTIAGLQPGLWLDLDVGGTWANDTGGWDPSSGTGWQSQVGGPMLGLRLVSEEAASFRLCHWGEWSFGGLEDAELFSWLRGGFQQTQSDAARDWQCLLGAPALDLAPGQEREVAFALVAGAQLAGLQAAGAAARQTWMSLEVGGGASPARPGGLDLKVWPNPFNPGAHFSVTLAWPGQLAWQVVGLDGRRVAAGRREALPAGLHQEWLDLSGLASGLYLLRADVGERREMTRLLLLR, translated from the coding sequence GTGAAGGGCCGCGCCGCGGGCGACCCGCCCCCTACCGCCGAGCTGCTCTTCCGCTGTGCGGACCGGGCGACGGCCCGCGCCCTGCTGGCCGATCCTCGTGTCGCCGGACTGCCCGCCGCCGCCCGCCTGGAAGCGGCCCTGCCCGGCAGCGCCGGCGCCCCGCGCGAGCTGGAGGCCATCCTGCGCCTGCGCTGCCCGCCCCATGAGCTGCCCCTGGCGCGCAAGGCCCTGGCCGCCCTGCGTCCCGTCTGGATCGAGGAGCCCCCCCGGCGCCACAGCGACCGCCTGCCCAACGACCCCCGCTACGGCGAGTTGTGGGCCCTGCCCCTCATCCAGGCGCCGCAGGCCTGGGACATCCAGGTGGGGGAGGGCGAGATCATCCTGGCCGTGGTGGACACGGGCTGCGATCTCACTCATCCCGACCTCTCCGGCGCGCTGTGGATCAACCAGGCCGAGGCGCAGGGCCTGCCCGGGGTCGACGACGACGGCAACGGCGTGGTGGACGACCTGCATGGCGCCGACCTGCTGGACGGCGACGGCGATCCCTCCCCCGCCCCCGGCGACGCCAGCCACGGCACCCACACCGCCGGCACGGCGGCCTGCGTCACCGACAACGCCACCGGACTGGCCTGCGCCGCCTGGCGGGCCGCCCTCATGCCAGTGCGGGCCGGCCACCTCAGCTCCATCAGCCGGGGCGTGGAGGGCGTCTGGTACGCCGCCGCCAACGGGGCGTGCGTGATCAGCTGCTCATGGGGTGGGGACAGTTTCTCCGCCTACGAGTACGATGTGATCCAGGCCGTGCGCGCCTTGGGCTGCCTGGTGGTGGCCAGCGCCGGCAACAACGGCACGGAGCGCCTGCACTACCCCGGCGCCTATGAGGGCGTGCTCTGCGTGGCCGCCACCACGCCCCAGGACACGCGCATGCCGGGCAGCCAGATCGGCTGGTGGGTGGACGTCAGCGCCCCCGGACAGGACATCCTCTCCAGCATGATCGGCGGCGGCTATGCCCTGCGCAGCGGCACCTCCATGGCCACGCCTCTGGTCGCCAGCCTGGCCGCCCTGGCCTGGAGCCGCCATCCGACGGAGAACGGCGACCAGATCCGGGAGCGCGTGAAGGCGGGCTGCGACAACATCGACGCGCTCAATCCGGGGCTGGCCGGCAAGCTGGGGCGGGGGCGGATCAATGCCTGGCGGACCCTGGAGCAGACGGTGCGGGCCGTGCAGGTGAACGGCTCAAGCTTGACCGACAGTGACGGGGACGGTATTCCCGAGCCGGGGGAGACCATCCAGCTGCGTCTCCAGGTGGAGGCCCTGCTCGGCTCCTTCACCGGCCTGCAGGCGCAGTGCCAGGCGCAGCCGGGCGAGGCGACGGTCGTGGACGGCGCCATCGACTTCGGCAGCCTGGCCCAGGGCCAAAGCGTCCAGCCGGCCGATCACTTCACCCTCACCCTGGCCGGCGATCTCGAGCCCGGCCGGGAGATCCGCCTGCGCCTGCTCTTCACGGCGGCGGGCGGCTTCAGCCAGGAGGAGAACCTGCTCATCCTGGTGGCGCCCACCTACGCCGACCATGACAACGGGCAGCTTCAGATAAGTCTGGGCGGTCACGGTGTCCAGGGCTACTACGATTTCGAGGCGGGCCAGGCGGTGGGGGGCGGCCTGCGCTGGCCGCCCGGATCCCCCAGCCACCTCTACCACGGCAGCCTGCTCCTGGCCAGCGACGGGGTGCAGGTCGCCCACGCCGCCAGCTATCTGACCGGGATGCCGGCCGAGTTGGCCGTCCTGCCCGGGGGCGAGATCCGGCGGGTCGCCTTCGGCGGCGAGCTGTCCAGCGAAGCGGAATTCGGGGCGGCGGGCCTTGCCGGCCTGCGTGTACGCCAGCTGGGCCTCAGCCTGGAGGGCGAGGACTGGATCCTGCTGCGCTTCCAGTTGCACAACACGGGTGGCGGCACCATCGCGGGGCTGCAGCCCGGCCTCTGGCTGGACCTGGACGTGGGCGGCACCTGGGCCAACGACACGGGCGGCTGGGATCCGTCCAGCGGGACCGGCTGGCAATCCCAGGTGGGCGGTCCCATGCTGGGTCTCAGGCTGGTCTCGGAGGAGGCCGCCTCCTTCCGGCTCTGTCATTGGGGTGAATGGAGCTTCGGCGGTCTCGAGGACGCCGAACTCTTCAGCTGGCTGCGCGGCGGCTTCCAGCAGACCCAGTCCGACGCGGCGCGGGATTGGCAGTGCCTGCTGGGGGCCCCCGCCCTTGACCTGGCTCCCGGCCAGGAGCGCGAGGTGGCCTTCGCCCTGGTGGCGGGGGCCCAGTTGGCCGGGCTCCAGGCGGCGGGGGCGGCGGCGCGGCAGACCTGGATGAGCCTGGAGGTGGGGGGAGGAGCGTCGCCCGCGCGGCCTGGGGGACTGGATCTGAAGGTCTGGCCCAACCCCTTCAATCCAGGCGCCCATTTCAGCGTCACGCTGGCGTGGCCGGGCCAGCTGGCCTGGCAGGTGGTGGGCCTGGATGGCCGCCGCGTGGCGGCGGGGCGGCGGGAGGCGCTGCCGGCCGGCCTCCACCAGGAATGGCTGGACCTGTCGGGGCTGGCAAGCGGTCTGTATCTTCTTCGGGCGGACGTGGGAGAGCGGCGGGAGATGACACGTCTGCTTCTGCTTCGATGA